In Deltaproteobacteria bacterium, a single genomic region encodes these proteins:
- a CDS encoding potassium transporter Kup, with protein MTLYDAQRELRRSVAELGAVAREPEGRTQQAVVPLALAALGVVYGDIGTSPLYALRECFVGDHGLPITAPNVLGVLSLVFWSLTMVVSIKYLIFLMRADNDGEGGILALLALLGPKASGRASRRNGLLLVGLFGAALLYGDGVITPAISVLSAVEGLRVATDAFESFILPISVILLVGLFLVQRRGTAGIGAVFGPLMLLWFGTIGGLGLHAILTQHPQHASVLSAVNPLHALRFFAANGITGLLTLGAVVLCVTGSEALYADMGHFGPRPIRLAWYVVAFPSLLLNYFGQGALLLAEGAKVSNPFYQLVPSWGLYPLVLLSTIATIIASQALISGAYSLTQQAVQLGYAPRFNIVHTSGTAVGQIYMPEINWALMVTCVILVLGFKTSGNLAGAYGIAVTGTMTVTTILFYVLTRERWHWSAPRAGALVAAFLLFDLSFLSANLPKVLEGGWFPLVVGLAVFIVLTTWKRGRGELARLLAEGSLPIDLFLQDVAEQQPHRVEGTAIVMTSTAEGVPPVLLHHLKHNRTLHKRVVLLSITSEKRPEVPDRERLEIADLGQGFYRVVAHFGFIETPRIAHILALCKAQGLPFEIMLTTFVLGRETLLPSGRSPMARWRKRLYGFLARNAPSATEYFEIPPNRVIELGVQIEL; from the coding sequence ATGACTCTCTATGATGCGCAGCGGGAGTTGCGCCGAAGTGTTGCAGAGTTAGGGGCGGTAGCGCGCGAACCTGAAGGGCGCACCCAACAAGCAGTCGTGCCGCTCGCGCTGGCCGCGCTGGGGGTCGTCTACGGCGACATCGGCACCTCCCCGCTGTACGCGTTGCGAGAATGTTTCGTCGGCGATCACGGCCTGCCCATCACGGCGCCCAATGTTCTCGGCGTGCTGTCGCTGGTGTTCTGGTCGCTCACCATGGTGGTGTCGATAAAGTATTTGATCTTTCTCATGCGCGCCGACAACGATGGCGAAGGCGGCATCCTCGCCCTGCTCGCGCTGCTGGGACCAAAGGCATCCGGCCGCGCCTCGCGGCGCAACGGTCTGCTCCTGGTGGGCTTGTTTGGGGCGGCCCTGCTCTACGGTGACGGCGTGATCACGCCCGCCATCTCCGTCCTTTCGGCGGTCGAAGGCTTGCGGGTCGCCACCGATGCGTTCGAGTCATTCATTCTACCGATTTCCGTCATTCTCTTGGTCGGCCTCTTCCTCGTGCAGCGTCGCGGGACGGCGGGGATCGGCGCCGTGTTCGGTCCGCTCATGCTGCTGTGGTTCGGCACCATCGGTGGGCTGGGGCTGCACGCGATCCTCACCCAACATCCGCAACACGCATCGGTGCTGTCGGCGGTCAACCCGCTCCATGCGTTGCGATTCTTCGCCGCCAACGGGATCACCGGACTCCTCACCCTCGGCGCCGTCGTCTTGTGCGTGACCGGCAGCGAAGCGTTGTATGCCGACATGGGGCATTTCGGCCCGCGGCCGATTCGCCTCGCCTGGTACGTCGTGGCGTTCCCCTCGTTGCTCTTGAACTACTTCGGGCAGGGGGCGCTGCTCTTGGCCGAAGGGGCGAAGGTCAGCAATCCATTTTATCAATTGGTGCCATCCTGGGGTCTGTACCCGCTCGTGCTGCTCTCCACGATCGCCACCATCATCGCCTCGCAAGCGCTGATCTCCGGCGCGTACTCACTCACCCAGCAAGCCGTGCAGCTCGGCTACGCGCCGCGCTTCAACATCGTCCACACCTCCGGAACGGCCGTCGGCCAGATCTACATGCCCGAGATCAATTGGGCGCTGATGGTAACGTGCGTCATCCTCGTGCTCGGTTTCAAAACCTCCGGCAACCTGGCGGGAGCCTACGGGATCGCCGTCACCGGAACGATGACCGTCACCACCATTCTGTTCTACGTGCTGACGCGCGAACGCTGGCACTGGTCGGCGCCGCGGGCCGGCGCGCTGGTTGCCGCCTTTCTGCTCTTCGACCTGTCGTTCTTGTCCGCCAACTTGCCCAAAGTCCTGGAGGGCGGCTGGTTCCCGCTGGTTGTCGGGCTGGCGGTCTTCATCGTCTTGACGACCTGGAAGCGCGGGCGCGGAGAGTTAGCCCGCCTGCTGGCCGAGGGTAGCCTGCCGATCGATCTATTTCTGCAGGACGTGGCGGAGCAGCAGCCGCATCGCGTCGAGGGGACCGCGATCGTCATGACGTCGACCGCTGAAGGCGTCCCGCCAGTGCTCCTGCATCACCTCAAGCACAATCGGACGCTGCACAAGCGGGTGGTGCTGTTGTCGATCACGTCGGAGAAACGCCCCGAAGTCCCCGACAGAGAACGTCTCGAAATCGCCGACCTCGGCCAGGGGTTTTATCGAGTGGTGGCGCACTTCGGCTTCATCGAAACACCGCGCATCGCGCACATCCTCGCGTTGTGCAAGGCGCAAGGGCTGCCCTTCGAGATCATGTTGACGACCTTCGTCCTGGGACGCGAGACGCTCCTGCCATCGGGTCGTTCTCCCATGGCGCGGTGGCGCAAGCGGTTGTACGGATTTCTGGCGCGCAACGCGCCGTCGGCAACCGAGTACTTCGAGATCCCGCCCAACCGCGTCATCGAACTGGGCGTTCAGATCGAACTCTAG
- a CDS encoding CoA transferase — MPDSALRGVRVLDLADESGAYCGKLLADMGADVIKIELPRGDAARTIGPFFAGGELDPNRSLFFWHYNTNKRSVVLDLAQPNGREQLRQLAATADLMIETFAPGHLDALGLGYADLAQRNPGLIAISLTPFGQDGPYRDWKSSDTVAQALGGMLFVNGHRDEPPLRSLGLQAYHSASTYAAIGALLALLARARSGRGQHVDISIQECVAATVEHISGYYHQTGQIEVRRGTLHWSRCFRVGKCRDGYAMHCSLGDWTSLIEWVKGDGKAQELGDSDWEDYKYRREHSVRLFDVLDEWAKDYSVADLVEGAQLRRIPYAAVLPPETLPENPQLVERGFFVPVPHPELNRSITYPGAPFQFSDSPWSIRRRPPLLGEHTDELIADGESHVVGGGEAMIGHLPSAISDARVLAGIRVVDFTWVVAGPVATRILADHGAEVIKIERLDSLDFGSRRGGLTGNLNRGKQSVVLNMSDPRGVAIAKQLVTISDVVIDNFSARVMRNWGLDYQSLCTLTPKLIAVSMSGFGHSGPHKDYVSYGPTLQALSGYTLLMRHPDGAPAGWGFSYSDMAGGYNAALAVLLALWHRRQSGRGQLIDLSQFESVTALLGPLLLDVLANGTTIAPFGNRSQERPGAPHGVYRCRDEDAPSEESIDRWCAITVFSDGEWRQFCHAIGALAWTREPQFATLADRLAQQDELDQRVSAWTRDRTAEDVMQTLQRAGVAAGVVANARDLCERDPQLQARGYWARVRTPEGESMEFDGVPVRLSATPGRVAGPGPLLGEHTDSVLKRVLDLSPAAIATLRADRVIA, encoded by the coding sequence ATGCCTGACAGCGCTCTTCGCGGCGTGCGCGTCCTCGATCTCGCCGACGAGAGCGGGGCGTACTGCGGCAAGCTGCTCGCCGACATGGGCGCCGATGTGATCAAGATCGAATTGCCGCGCGGTGATGCGGCGCGAACGATCGGACCGTTCTTCGCGGGCGGGGAGTTGGATCCGAACCGCTCATTGTTCTTCTGGCACTACAACACCAACAAGCGCAGCGTCGTGCTCGATCTCGCGCAGCCCAACGGGCGCGAGCAGTTGCGGCAACTCGCAGCCACCGCCGATCTCATGATCGAGACCTTCGCGCCCGGTCACCTCGACGCGCTCGGCCTCGGCTATGCCGATCTCGCGCAGCGCAACCCCGGTCTGATCGCAATCTCGCTCACGCCTTTCGGACAAGACGGCCCGTACCGCGACTGGAAGTCCTCCGATACCGTTGCGCAAGCGCTCGGCGGCATGCTGTTCGTCAACGGGCATCGCGACGAACCGCCACTGCGCTCACTTGGGTTGCAGGCCTACCACAGCGCGTCGACCTACGCGGCGATCGGCGCGCTGCTCGCGCTGTTGGCGCGCGCGCGCAGCGGACGTGGCCAGCACGTCGATATCAGCATTCAAGAGTGTGTCGCGGCCACCGTCGAGCACATCAGCGGTTACTATCATCAGACCGGTCAGATCGAAGTGCGGCGCGGCACGTTGCACTGGAGCCGCTGCTTCCGCGTCGGCAAGTGTCGCGACGGCTACGCGATGCATTGCAGCCTCGGCGATTGGACTTCGCTGATCGAGTGGGTGAAGGGCGACGGCAAAGCGCAGGAACTCGGCGACTCAGATTGGGAAGACTACAAGTACCGCCGCGAGCACAGCGTGCGGCTGTTCGATGTGCTCGACGAATGGGCGAAGGACTATTCTGTCGCCGACCTCGTCGAGGGCGCGCAGCTGCGACGCATTCCGTACGCCGCCGTGCTACCGCCGGAGACCCTGCCGGAGAATCCCCAACTCGTCGAGCGCGGCTTCTTCGTTCCGGTTCCACATCCCGAGCTGAATCGCAGCATCACGTATCCCGGCGCGCCGTTTCAGTTCAGCGATAGTCCGTGGAGCATCCGCCGGCGTCCGCCGCTGCTCGGTGAACACACGGATGAGCTGATAGCTGATGGCGAATCGCATGTTGTCGGCGGCGGAGAAGCGATGATCGGCCATCTGCCATCAGCGATCAGCGATGCGCGCGTTCTTGCTGGCATCCGCGTCGTCGACTTCACCTGGGTGGTCGCTGGACCGGTGGCGACACGCATTCTCGCCGATCACGGCGCCGAGGTGATCAAGATCGAACGGCTCGACTCGCTCGATTTCGGCTCGCGGCGCGGCGGGCTGACCGGCAATCTCAACCGCGGCAAGCAGAGCGTCGTGCTCAACATGAGCGATCCGCGCGGCGTCGCCATCGCCAAGCAACTGGTTACCATCTCCGATGTCGTCATCGACAACTTCAGCGCGCGGGTGATGCGCAACTGGGGACTCGACTACCAGTCGCTGTGCACGCTCACGCCCAAGTTGATCGCCGTCAGCATGTCCGGCTTCGGCCACAGCGGGCCGCACAAGGACTACGTCAGCTACGGCCCCACGTTGCAGGCGCTCTCCGGCTACACGTTGCTGATGCGCCATCCCGACGGCGCGCCGGCGGGCTGGGGCTTTTCGTATTCCGACATGGCTGGCGGCTACAACGCGGCGCTCGCCGTCTTGCTCGCGCTGTGGCACAGGCGGCAGAGCGGCCGTGGTCAGCTCATCGATCTGTCACAATTCGAAAGCGTCACTGCGCTGCTCGGGCCGCTGCTGCTCGACGTGCTTGCCAACGGCACCACCATCGCGCCGTTCGGCAATCGCTCGCAAGAACGACCGGGCGCACCGCACGGCGTCTATCGCTGTCGTGACGAGGACGCGCCGAGCGAAGAATCGATTGATCGGTGGTGCGCCATCACGGTCTTCAGTGACGGCGAGTGGAGACAGTTCTGCCACGCGATCGGGGCACTCGCTTGGACGCGTGAGCCCCAGTTCGCCACGCTCGCAGACCGCCTCGCGCAGCAAGACGAACTCGACCAACGAGTCAGCGCGTGGACGCGCGACCGAACGGCGGAAGACGTGATGCAGACGCTGCAACGCGCCGGTGTGGCTGCGGGAGTCGTCGCCAACGCGCGCGACCTATGCGAACGCGATCCGCAACTGCAGGCGCGCGGCTATTGGGCGCGCGTACGAACCCCCGAGGGCGAGTCGATGGAGTTCGACGGCGTGCCGGTGCGTCTGAGTGCCACACCCGGTCGGGTCGCCGGCCCCGGCCCTCTGCTTGGCGAACACACCGACTCAGTGCTAAAGCGCGTGCTGGATCTTTCGCCCGCCGCGATCGCGACGCTGCGGGCCGATCGTGTGATCGCGTAA
- a CDS encoding universal stress protein, translating into MRAFKTILCPIDFSDSSYEALEYGLGLAQPANGQIILAHCLHNPASEFFHEDGHVISWDKAKARARALLEDARTKHLGGYAKTEVIVDTGDPHELIVNLARDRKADLIVIATHGRSDLTHLLVGSVAEKVIRHAPCPVFVVRRHAQ; encoded by the coding sequence ATGCGTGCTTTCAAAACCATCTTGTGCCCGATCGATTTCTCCGACTCGTCGTATGAGGCGCTGGAGTACGGCCTCGGTCTCGCCCAACCGGCGAACGGGCAGATCATCCTCGCCCATTGTCTGCACAATCCGGCGAGCGAGTTTTTTCACGAAGACGGCCACGTGATTTCGTGGGACAAGGCGAAAGCGCGCGCCCGAGCACTGCTGGAGGACGCGCGGACCAAACACTTGGGCGGTTATGCGAAAACCGAAGTCATCGTCGACACCGGAGACCCACACGAACTGATCGTCAACCTCGCGCGCGATCGCAAGGCGGATCTGATCGTGATCGCCACGCACGGCCGGAGCGATTTGACGCACCTGCTGGTCGGCAGCGTGGCCGAGAAAGTCATTCGGCACGCGCCGTGTCCGGTGTTTGTGGTACGGCGGCACGCCCAGTGA
- a CDS encoding YihY/virulence factor BrkB family protein, giving the protein MNPPSDTPTLFARFAGALDRVLVSGGVLAFVVIGPVAAVRFLRDQCIQWAAALAYYTLIGLVPLLLALFSVVKGLGLHRGLTPFVMQTIGAGSPEVSIQIVRYIDQAQVRAVGMLSAIAALLATGAILGNAELCLNMIWGGARGRSLWRKLRAYSAVAVVSPLVLAAALAATTFLRRGSAAYVAVDSWYLGDALLMILRLLPYVLLWSGFTLLYHFLPNVDVRRSSTLVGAVVAGTLWQLAQWGYVTFVIKLVQAGGLYGALWQVPILLAWIYVAWAIILFGAQVCRAHYQVVDARLTGRAAVPQTPDTARAE; this is encoded by the coding sequence ATGAACCCACCGAGCGACACCCCGACGCTGTTTGCCCGTTTCGCCGGCGCGCTGGACCGCGTGCTGGTGAGCGGCGGGGTGCTGGCCTTCGTCGTGATTGGGCCCGTGGCCGCGGTGCGGTTTCTGCGTGATCAATGCATTCAGTGGGCCGCCGCGCTGGCGTACTACACGTTGATCGGGCTGGTGCCGTTGCTGCTGGCGTTGTTCTCGGTGGTGAAGGGGCTCGGGTTGCACCGCGGCCTCACGCCGTTCGTGATGCAGACGATCGGGGCGGGCTCACCGGAGGTGTCGATTCAGATCGTGCGTTACATCGACCAGGCGCAGGTGCGCGCGGTGGGCATGCTGAGCGCCATCGCCGCGCTATTGGCGACTGGCGCGATCCTCGGCAACGCGGAACTGTGTCTCAACATGATCTGGGGCGGGGCGCGTGGCCGGTCGCTGTGGCGAAAACTGCGCGCCTACAGTGCCGTGGCGGTGGTGTCGCCGCTGGTGCTCGCGGCGGCGTTGGCGGCGACGACGTTCCTGCGCCGCGGCTCCGCGGCGTATGTCGCGGTCGACTCGTGGTATCTCGGCGATGCGCTGCTGATGATCCTGCGCCTGCTGCCGTACGTGCTGCTGTGGAGCGGCTTTACGCTGCTGTATCACTTTCTGCCGAACGTCGACGTGCGCCGATCATCGACGCTCGTCGGTGCCGTCGTCGCGGGGACGCTGTGGCAGCTCGCGCAGTGGGGCTACGTGACGTTCGTGATCAAGCTGGTGCAAGCCGGCGGGCTCTATGGCGCGCTCTGGCAGGTGCCCATCTTGCTCGCCTGGATCTACGTCGCCTGGGCGATCATTCTGTTCGGCGCGCAGGTGTGCCGCGCGCACTACCAGGTAGTCGACGCTCGCCTCACTGGGCGTGCCGCCGTACCACAAACACCGGACACGGCGCGTGCCGAATGA
- the holA gene encoding DNA polymerase III subunit delta, which translates to MAGSGAPTDIKTLCAEAQKQPRSVYLLLGESVATSAAAHALIDVLVPAANRDFNLETYDGRTMPIATALDSLRMRGLFAGTKVVWVRETTVLLSSEKKADLTTVLLEALEDERRDEAAGRLLTLLALAGWTQEQFQDERLDALSASAAKECFGTELETTQLGALAALQAYCRERDLAISTYHDDSELLLQCLERGLPSGAVLLLTAAAADARKRVFKKLQSLGAVVDLRVERERSGALSRDGVADLCKRVAGEFAVRIDAAAFELIVARAGGDPAALTMEMEKLCLYVGDAKTITTADVRAAFRDMAESWIFDFTGALAGGNAAVAVPLLRDLLAQGDHPLRLLAMIAREVRFLLAARDCLAGPLNGKWRGGMNYQAFQGRLLPLLGELGEAAFGKMHPFRVFKYLGDAARVPTRRLQQALIELSELDIKFKSSRGDPAILLETFIFDLCRPAKPSAAARANT; encoded by the coding sequence ATGGCGGGCAGCGGCGCACCTACGGACATCAAAACGCTTTGCGCCGAGGCGCAGAAGCAGCCGCGCTCGGTGTATCTGCTTCTCGGCGAATCGGTCGCCACCAGTGCAGCGGCGCATGCGTTGATCGACGTGCTGGTGCCCGCGGCGAATCGCGATTTCAATCTCGAGACCTATGACGGGCGCACGATGCCGATTGCCACCGCGCTCGACAGTCTGCGCATGCGCGGGTTGTTCGCTGGGACCAAGGTGGTCTGGGTGCGCGAGACGACCGTGCTGTTGTCGTCGGAGAAGAAGGCTGATCTGACCACCGTGCTGCTCGAAGCGCTGGAAGACGAGCGGCGCGATGAAGCCGCCGGCCGGCTGCTCACGTTGCTCGCGCTGGCGGGCTGGACGCAGGAGCAATTTCAGGACGAGCGGCTCGATGCCTTGTCGGCGTCGGCGGCGAAGGAGTGCTTTGGAACGGAGCTGGAGACGACGCAGTTGGGGGCATTGGCGGCTCTGCAGGCCTACTGTCGCGAGCGCGACCTCGCGATCAGCACCTACCACGATGACAGCGAGCTGCTGCTGCAGTGTCTCGAACGCGGCCTGCCGTCGGGCGCAGTGCTGTTGCTGACGGCGGCGGCGGCCGACGCCCGCAAGCGCGTGTTCAAGAAGCTGCAATCACTCGGTGCGGTCGTCGATCTGCGCGTCGAGCGCGAGCGCAGCGGTGCACTGAGCCGTGACGGCGTGGCCGACCTATGCAAACGCGTTGCGGGTGAATTCGCTGTGCGCATCGACGCCGCCGCATTCGAGTTGATCGTGGCGCGCGCCGGCGGCGACCCCGCCGCACTGACGATGGAGATGGAGAAGCTATGCCTGTACGTCGGTGACGCCAAGACCATCACCACCGCTGATGTGCGCGCGGCGTTTCGTGACATGGCCGAGTCGTGGATCTTTGATTTCACCGGCGCACTGGCTGGTGGCAACGCGGCGGTGGCAGTGCCGCTGCTGCGCGATCTGCTCGCGCAGGGCGACCATCCGCTGCGCTTGCTGGCGATGATTGCGCGCGAGGTGCGTTTCCTCCTCGCCGCGCGCGATTGCCTGGCAGGGCCACTGAACGGCAAGTGGCGCGGTGGGATGAATTACCAAGCCTTCCAGGGCCGCTTGCTGCCGTTGCTCGGCGAACTCGGCGAGGCGGCATTCGGGAAGATGCACCCGTTTCGCGTCTTCAAGTATCTCGGCGACGCCGCGCGCGTGCCGACGCGTCGCTTGCAGCAGGCGCTGATCGAGCTGAGCGAACTCGACATCAAATTCAAGAGTTCGCGGGGCGACCCGGCGATCTTGCTCGAGACGTTCATTTTCGATCTCTGCCGTCCCGCCAAGCCGAGCGCAGCGGCTCGCGCCAATACCTGA
- a CDS encoding transposase, which translates to MPRALYRGQVIVAVTARIADRQPVFADSDIVHVFVELLKIAADKHSGRVPIYCFMPDHVHVVLEGQTSGADTWRSMVTFKQQSGLWLSRHVGARWQKDFFDHIIRADEDVAAQIRYVANNPVRKGLVSDWRSYPFTGAIGYDLHAVIDRATT; encoded by the coding sequence TTGCCGCGTGCATTGTATCGCGGCCAGGTGATCGTTGCGGTGACGGCGCGGATTGCTGATCGGCAACCTGTGTTTGCCGATTCGGATATTGTTCATGTCTTCGTCGAGTTGCTCAAGATCGCCGCCGACAAGCACAGTGGTCGAGTGCCCATCTACTGCTTCATGCCCGACCATGTCCACGTCGTCTTGGAAGGGCAGACCTCAGGTGCCGATACCTGGCGATCGATGGTCACCTTCAAGCAACAGAGCGGTCTCTGGCTGAGTCGGCACGTTGGCGCGCGATGGCAGAAGGATTTCTTTGACCACATCATTCGCGCAGATGAAGATGTAGCGGCGCAGATCCGCTACGTGGCGAACAATCCGGTGCGCAAGGGATTGGTGAGCGACTGGCGTTCGTATCCGTTCACCGGCGCGATTGGCTACGATCTACACGCCGTCATCGACAGGGCGACCACATAG